The following are encoded together in the Chlorocebus sabaeus isolate Y175 chromosome 20, mChlSab1.0.hap1, whole genome shotgun sequence genome:
- the BCL9 gene encoding B-cell CLL/lymphoma 9 protein isoform X3 yields MHSSNPKVRNSPSGNTQSSPKSKQEVMVRPPTVMSPSGNPQLDSKFSNQECNSADHIKSQDSQHTPHSMTPSNATAPRSSTPSHGQTTAPEPTPAQKTPAKVVYVFSTEMANKAAEAVLKGQVETIVSFHIQNVSNSKTERSTAPLNTQISALRNDPKPLPQQPPAPANQDQNSSQNTRLQPTPPIPAPAPKPAAPPRPLDRESPGVENKLIPSVGSPASSTPLPPDGTGPNSTPNNRAVTPVSQGSNSSSADPKAPPPPPVSSGEPPTLGENPDGLSQEQLEHRERSLQTLRDIQRMLFPDEKEFTGAQSGGPQQNPGVLDGPQKKPEGPIQAMMAQSQSLGKGPGPRTDVGAPFGPQGHRDVPFSPDEMVPPSMNSQSGTIGPDHLDHMTPEQIAWLKLQQEFYEEKRRKQEQVVVQQCSLQDMMVHQHGPRGVVRGPPPPYQMTPSEGWAPGGAEPFSDGINMPHSLPPRGMAPHPNMPGSQMRLPGFAGMINSEMEGPNVPNPASRPGLSGVSWPDDVPKIPDGRNFPPGQGVFSGPGRGERFPNPQGLSEEMFQQQLAEKQLGLPPGMAMEGIRPSMEMNRMIPGSQRHMEPGNNPIFPRIPVEGPLSPSRGDFPKGMPPQMGPGRELEFGMVPSGMKGDVNLNVNMGSNSQMIPQKMREAGAGPEEMLKLRPGGSDMLPAQQKMVPLPFGEHPQQEYGMGPRPFLPMSQGPGSNSGLRNLREPIGPDQRTNSRLSHMPPLPLNPSSNPTSLNTAPPVQRGLGRKPLDISVAGSQVHSPGINPLKSPTMHQVQSPMLGSPSGNLKSPQTPSQLAGMLAGPAAAASIKSPPVLGSAAASPVHLKSPSLPAPSPGWTSSPKPPLQSPGIPPNHKAPLTMASPAMLGNVESGGPPPPTASQPASVNIPGSLPSSTPYTMPPEPTLSQNPLSIMMSRMSKFAMPSSTPLYHDAIKTVASSDDDSPPARSPNLPSMNNMPGMGINTQNPRISGPNPVVPMPTLSPMGMTQPLSHSSQMPSPNAMGPNIPPHGVPMGPGLMSHNPIMGHGSQEPPMVPQGRMGFPQGFPPVQSPPQQVPFPHNGPSGGQGSFPGGMGFPGEGPLGRPSNLPQSSADAALCKPGGPGGPDSFTVLGNSMPSVFTDPDLQEVIRPGATGIPEFDLSRIIPSEKPSQTLQYFPRGEVPGRKQPQGPGPGFSHMQGMMGEQAPRMGLALPGMGGPGPVGTPDIPLGTAPSMPGHNPMRPPAFLQQGMMGPHHRMMSPAQSTMPGQPTLMSNPAAAVGMIPGKDRGPAGLYTHPGPVGSPGMMMSMQGMMGPQQNIMIPPQMRPRGMAADVGMGGFSQGPGNPGNMMF; encoded by the exons ATGCATTCCAGTAACCCTAAAGTGAGGAACTCTCCATCAGGAAACACACAGAG taGCCCTAAGTCAAAGCAGGAGGTGATGGTCCGTCCCCCTACAGTGATGTCCCCATCTGGAAACCCCCAGCTGGATTCCAAATTCTCCAATCAGG aatgTAATTCTGCTGACCACATAAAGTCCCAGGATTCCCAGCACACACCACACTCGATGACCCCATCAAATGCTACAGCCCCCAGGTCTTCCACCCCCTCCCATGGCCAAACTACTGCCCCAGAGCCCACACCTGCTCAGAAGACTCCAGCCAAAGTGGTGTATGTGTTTTCTACTGAGATGGCCAATAA AGCTGCAGAAGCTGTTTTGAAGGGCCAGGTTGAAACTATCGTGTCTTTCCACATCCAGAACGTTTCTAACAGCAAGACAGAGAGAAGCACAGCCCCTCTG AACACACAGATATCTGCCCTTCGGAATGATCCGAAACCTCTCCCACAACAGCCCCCAGCTCCAGCCAACCAGGACCAGAATTCTTCCCAGAATACCAGACTGCAGCCAACTCCACCCATTCCGGCACCAGCACCCAAGCCTGCCGCACCCCCACGTCCCCTGGACCGGGAGAGTCCTGGGGTAGAAAACAAACTGATTCCTTCTGTAGGAAGTCCTGCCAGCTCCACTCCACTGCCCCCAGATGGTACTGGGCCCAACTCAACACCCAACAATCGGGCGGTGACCCCCGTCTCCCAGGGGAGCAATAGCTCTTCAGCAGATCCCAAAGCCCCTCCGCCTCCACCAGTGTCCAGTGGTGAGCCCCCCACACTGGGAGAGAATCCCGATGGCCTATCTCAGGAGCAGCTGGAGCACCGGGAGCGCTCCTTACAAACTCTCAGAGATATCCAGCGCATGCTTTTTCCTGATGAGAAAGAATTCACAGGAGCACAAAGTGGGGGACCCCAGCAGAATCCTGGGGTATTAGATGGGCCTCAGAAAAAACCAGAAGGGCCAATACAGGCCATGATGGCCCAATCCCAAAGCCTAGGTAAGGGACCTGGGCCCCGGACAGACGTGGGAGCTCCATTTGGCCCTCAAGGACATAGAGATGTGCCCTTTTCTCCAGATGAAATGGTTCCACCTTCTATGAACTCGCAGTCTGGGACCATAGGACCCGACCACCTCGACCATATGACTCCCGAGCAGATAGCGTGGCTGAAACTGCAGCAGGAGTTTTatgaagagaagaggaggaagcaggaaCAAGTGGTTGTCCAGCAATGTTCCCTCCAGGACATGATGGTCCATCAGCACGGGCCTCGGGGAGTGGTCCGAGGGCCCCCCCCTCCATACCAGATGACCCCTAGTGAAGGCTGGGCACCTGGGGGTGCAGAGCCATTTTCTGATGGTATCAACATGCCACATTCTCTGCCCCCGAGGGGCATGGCTCCCCACCCTAACATGCCAGGGAGCCAGATGCGCCTCCCTGGATTTGCAGGCATGATAAACTCTGAAATGGAAGGGCCAAATGTCCCCAACCCTGCATCTAGACCAGGTCTTTCTGGAGTCAGTTGGCCAGATGATGTGCCAAAAATCCCAGATGGTCGAAATTTTCCTCCTGGCCAGGGCGTCTTCAGCGGTCCTGGCCGAGGGGAACGCTTCCCAAACCCCCAAGGATTGTCTGAAGAGATGTTTCAGCAGCAGCTGGCAGAGAAACAGCTGGGTCTCCCCCCAGGGATGGCCATGGAAGGCATCAGGCCCAGCATGGAGATGAACAGGATGATTCCAGGCTCCCAGCGCCACATGGAGCCTGGGAATAACCCCATTTTCCCTCGAATACCAGTTGAGGGCCCTCTGAGTCCTTCTAGGGGTGACTTTCCAAAAGGAATGCCCCCACAGATGGGCCCTGGTCGGGAACTTGAGTTTGGGATGGTTCCTAGTGGGATGAAGGGAGATGTCAATCTAAACGTCAACATGGGATCCAACTCTCAGATGATACCTCAGAAGATGAGAGAGGCTGGGGCGGGCCCTGAGGAGATGCTGAAATTACGCCCAGGTGGCTCAGACATGCTGCCTGCTCAGCagaagatggtgccactgccatTTGGTGAGCACCCCCAGCAGGAGTATGGCATGGGTCCCAGACCATTCCTTCCCATGTCTCAGGGTCCAGGCAGCAACAGTGGCTTGCGGAATCTCAGAGAACCAATTGGGCCCGACCAAAGGACTAACAGCCGGCTCAGTCATATGCCACCACTACCTCTCAACCCTTCCAGTAACCCCACCAGCCTCAACACAGCTCCTCCAGTTCAGCGCGGCCTGGGGCGGAAGCCCCTGGATATATCTGTGGCAGGCAGCCAGGTGCATTCCCCAGGCATTAACCCTCTGAAGTCTCCCACGATGCACCAAGTCCAGTCACCAATGCTGGGCTCGCCCTCGGGGAACCTCAAGTCGCCCCAGACTCCATCGCAGCTGGCAGGCATGCTGGCGggcccagctgctgctgcttccaTTAAGTCCCCCCCTGTTTTGGGGTCTGCTGCTGCTTCACCTGTCCACCTCAAGTCTCCATCACTTCCTGCCCCGTCACCTGGATGGACCTCTTCTCCAAAACCTCCCCTTCAGAGTCCTGGGATCCCTCCAAACCATAAAGCACCGCTCACcatggcctccccagccatgctgggaaatgtagagtcAG GTGGCCCCCCACCTCCTACAGCCAGCCAGCCTGCCTCTGTGAATATCCCTGGAAGTCTTCCCTCTAGTACACCTTATACCATGCCTCCAGAGCCCACCCTTTCCCAGAACCCACTCTCTATTATGATGTCTCGAATGTCCAAGTTTGCAATGCCCAGTTCCACCCCGTTATACCATGATGCCATCAAGACTGTGGCCAGCTCAGATGACGACTCCCCTCCAGCTCGTTCTCCCAACTTGCCATCAATGAATAATATGCCAG gaatgGGCATTAATACACAGAATCCTCGAATTTCAGGTCCAAACCCCGTGGTTCCGATGCCAACCCTCAGCCCAATGGGAATGACCCAGCCACTTTCTCACTCCAGTCAGATGCCCTCTCCAAATGCCATGGGACCCAACATACCTCCTCATGGGGTCCCAATGGGGCCTGGCTTGATGTCACACAATCCTATCATGGGGCATGGGTCCCAGGAGCCACCGATGGTACCTCAAGGACGGATGGGCTTCCCCCAGGGCTTCCCTCCAGTACAGTCTCCCCCACAGCAGGTTCCATTCCCTCACAATGGCCCCAGTGGGGGGCAGGGCAGCTTCCCAGGAGGGATGGGTTTCCCAGGAGAAGGCCCCCTTGGCCGTCCCAGCAACCTGCCCCAAAGTTCAGCAGATGCAGCACTTTGCAAGCCTGGAGGCCCTGGGGGTCCTGACTCCTTCACTGTCCTGGGGAACAGCATGCCTTCAGTGTTTACAGACCCAGATCTGCAGGAGGTCATCCGACCTGGAGCTACCGGAATTCCTGAGTTTGATCTGTCCCGCATTATTCCATCTGAGAAGCCCAGCCAGACGCTGCAATATTTCCCTCGAGGGGAAGTTCCAGGCCGTAAACAGCCCCAGGGTCCTGGACCTGGGTTTTCACATATGCAGGGGATGATGGGCGAACAAGCCCCCAGAATGGGACTAGCATTACCTGGCATGGGAGGTCCAGGGCCAGTGGGAACTCCGGACATCCCTCTTGGTACAGCTCCATCCATGCCAGGCCACAACCCCATGAGACCACCAGCCTTTCTCCAACAAGGCATGATGGGACCTCACCATCGGATGATGTCACCAGCACAATCTACAATGCCCGGCCAGCCCACCCTGATGAGCAATCCAGCCGCTGCCGTGGGCATGATTCCTGGCAAGGATCGGGGGCCTGCTGGGCTCTACACCCACCCTGGGCCTGTGGGCTCTCCAGGCATGATGATGTCCATGCAGGGCATGATGGGACCCCAACAGAACATCATGATCCCTCCGCAGATGAGGCCCCGAGGCATGGCTGCTGACGTGGGCATGGGTGGATTTAGCCAAGGACCTGGCAACCCAGGAAACATgatgttttaa